The Eikenella corrodens genome segment GGGCAGGCTGCAAGTGAGCTTGAAAGCCTGCTCTAGGCATGACAGAATTAATTAATAAATAAACCAGTTAATGATCTGGAAATAATGATGAGAAAAACAAAAGTCGAAGCGCAGAAAACACGCAACTACCTACTTAAGGCAGCCCTGGATACATTCTATACAAGAGGAGTTAGCCGTTCATCCCTAAACGAAATTGCTCAAACTGCCGGTGTAACACGTGGTGCGCTGTATTGGCATTTCAAAAATAAAGAAGATTTGTTTGAAGGGTTGTTTCAACAAGTATTTGCCGAAATATCGAGCGAGCTGGCGCACGATATAGAAAACCAATCAGCAGATATTTGGGAAAGTTTTGAAGTCGCTACCATTAATCTGTTTCAAAAACTGGAAACCGATGAAACAATAAGGAAATTTTGCAATATCATTCACTTGAAGTGCGAATATACTGAGCAGAACCATTCTGTAGTAAAAATTATGCGCAGCTATCAGGATATGTGGCAGCGCCAGCTCACCGATGTGCTGACCCTGAGCCTGCAACAGAAAAAGCTGCCGGAAGATTTGAATATTAATTTGGCCGTGATATTCATGATGTCGGTGATCAGCGGGCTGATGAGTATTTGGATGAATATGCCCGAGCAATTCAGTATCGGCAAAACCGCACCGCAGATCATTCGCACCGCTATGGGTGCATTGCAGCATGCGCCGGCTTTGTGTATCCAATCTTCCAAACCCCTGCCGCTGAGTATGCGGCAACATAAGGCCTAAGATTTCCATACCTCATACAGGCTACCTGAAAACCGTCTGCCAAACGATGCAGAGATTTTCAGGTAGCCTGAAGCCGTTTTATAGCAGGATTTTGCAAGCAGAGCAGCCGTATATACATTGCTGCAAAACAGGCCAATTTGCTGGCAATCCGCTATACAGGCTACCTGAAAACCATCTGCATAAACAGCTCGGCAAGTTTCAGGTAGCCTAAAGCCGTTTATTACCGTTTGCGCTTCTCAAAATCTGCCATATGAAAATCTTGTCTCCCAAGTTAATCTTCTCCCTGCTGCTTATCGGCGCGGCGGCCGGTATTACCGGCATTGTGCTGACGTTGCTGCTGCACACGGTACAGCATTTGGCGTTTGGGTATCCACTGAATATAGAGTTGTCGTATCGCGTGATGGTGGAGGAGAGCTCGCCGCTGCGGCGCTTGACGGTGCTGCTGTTGTGCGGCGGCTTGGTGGGGGTGGGCTGGGTGATGCTGCATAGGCTGGCCTCGCCTTTGGTATCGATTAAAACGGCGGTGGCGAACGGGCAGAGAATGCCTTTGGCAGCCACGCTGATTCATGCGCTGCTGCAGATTGTTA includes the following:
- the mtrR gene encoding multidrug efflux system transcriptional repressor MtrR, translated to MRKTKVEAQKTRNYLLKAALDTFYTRGVSRSSLNEIAQTAGVTRGALYWHFKNKEDLFEGLFQQVFAEISSELAHDIENQSADIWESFEVATINLFQKLETDETIRKFCNIIHLKCEYTEQNHSVVKIMRSYQDMWQRQLTDVLTLSLQQKKLPEDLNINLAVIFMMSVISGLMSIWMNMPEQFSIGKTAPQIIRTAMGALQHAPALCIQSSKPLPLSMRQHKA